A section of the Triticum dicoccoides isolate Atlit2015 ecotype Zavitan chromosome 7A, WEW_v2.0, whole genome shotgun sequence genome encodes:
- the LOC119331749 gene encoding proline-rich receptor-like protein kinase PERK12 — translation MESKSSFSYEELTSITSNFSRDNVIGEGGFGCVYKGWLADGKCVAVKQLKAGSGQGEREFQAEVEIISRVHHRHLVSLVGYCVAQQHRMLIYEFVPNGTLEDHLHGRGVPAMDWPTRLRIAIGAAKGLAYLHEDCHPRIIHRDIKSANILLDYSFEAQVADFGLAKLSNDTHTHVSTRIMGTFGYLAPEYASSGKLTDRSDVFSFGVVLLELITGRKPVDQDRPLGEESLAEWARPILADAIETGNHGELADPRLEGRYNKAEMVRMVEAAAACIRHSAPKRPRMVQVMRALDVDVDEGSMSDLSNGVKVGQSQVFNNSQQEAALEQLRRTAFATEEFTGEFEPSGEYGAAANTLNQPRPAG, via the exons ATGGAGTCCAAGTCGTCCTTCAGCTACGAGGAGCTGACGAGCATCACCAGCAACTTCTCCCGCGACAACGTGATCGGCGAGGGCGGGTTCGGGTGCGTGTACAAGGGGTGGCTCGCCGACGGCAAGTGCGTGGCCGTGAAGCAGCTCAAGGCCGGCAGCGGGCAGGGGGAGCGCGAGTTCCAGGCGGAGGTGGAGATCATCAGCCGCGTCCACCACCGCCACCTCGTCTCCCTCGTCGGCTACTGCGTGGCGCAGCAGCACCGCATGCTCATCTACGAGTTCGTCCCCAACGGCACCCTCGAGGACCATCTGCACG GTCGCGGCGTGCCGGCGATGGACTGGCCGACGAGGCTTAGGATCGCCATCGGTGCGGCCAAGGGGTTAGCTTACCTCCATGAAGACT GTCACCCGCGGATCATCCACAGGGACATCAAGTCGGCCAACATCCTGCTCGATTACTCGTTTGAAGCACAG GTCGCGGATTTCGGGCTGGCCAAGCTCTCCAACGACACCCACACGCACGTGTCGACGCGCATCATGGGCACGTTCGGGTACCTCGCCCCGGAGTACGCGTCCAGCGGGAAGCTGACGGACCGGTCCGACGTCTTCTCCTTCGGCGTGGTGCTGCTGGAGCTCATCACCGGCCGGAAGCCCGTGGACCAGGACCGGCCGCTCGGGGAGGAGAGCCTCGCCGAATGG GCTCGGCCGATCCTCGCCGACGCCATCGAGACCGGCAACCACGGCGAGCTGGCCGACCCGCGGCTGGAAGGCAGATACAACAAGGCCGAGATGGTGAGGATGGTGGAGGCCGCCGCCGCGTGCATCCGCCACTCGGCTCCCAAGCGTCCCCGGATGGTGCAG GTGATGAGGGCGCTGGACGTGGACGTGGACGAGGGGAGCATGTCGGACCTGAGCAACGGGGTGAAGGTGGGGCAGAGCCAGGTGTTCAACAACAGCCAGCAGGAGGCCGCCCTCGAGCAGCTCCGGCGCACGGCCTTCGCCACCGAGGAGTTCACGGGGGAGTTCGAGCCGTCCGGGGAGTACGGTGCCGCCGCCAATACTCTGAACCAGCCGCGGCCTGCGGGGTGA